From the genome of Monomorium pharaonis isolate MP-MQ-018 chromosome 1, ASM1337386v2, whole genome shotgun sequence:
TTTCGAGTCTTTCGTTCGAGGTTTTCTTTGCGTCTACGATATGGAATTGTGCGTGCTCCGGCTTTTTGTGACGTGCTATCTGACTTGCATTCTAAGCAGAAATGCAATCGGTGAATctacattaattaaagttttcccatctattaataatatttctcaaCCGGAACTGAGAATATCTAAGATAGGCAATACGCGAACCGAGCAATTAATCAAGACGGAAACGAGACCAGATGggattattttgaaaaatgttgatGATGATTGGTATAAACTTGAAACATCACGAGAATCTTCGGAGAATCAATCAATGAAGAGaagaattttgaacaatttaaaAGAAGCAAAATGTTCTAGGTTTGTTATTAATTCACGtagtaataatgatttatgGAAAAATAACAGTTAACATTGtcgatacaatttttatttttattatgttccaATCGTTTATGGATACGCTTTTAACATATAAACGCGCAcgcaaataaaaaactatttaaataatgtgtttttaaattttttttttaaataaaaatatataatatttctgttaaaAGGTATTGTATACAACAACTGGGAATTAGCAAAGATTTTGAAGAAATCAATCTTGTTCCGTCATTTGCCGATCAAAATGGAGatggtaataattttatagtgtGAATTATAATGCAATCTAACGTAAACTtcttttatgttatcattgatttcttaacattatttatcatgtttgattaaataatgacGTAAAGAAGTCATACAATTGTGCTGAAAATgccaattattaatttttagctaCACATTCTGATATTTGATAATGCATTAAacattatctaaaatttttaagataatactataaataacATGACGTAGATTGATTACAGTAGTAATTTCATTATAAGACATGTTGACAAACTACGTATTTTACATATCGATTTAAGAAGTCGATTTAAACcaatagatataattattaatatgtcaaagtatgttatacaatatatttaataaaatagaaaaacatacaaatttcttataaaaataaatttaaatgatataaaaactagtaacaatataaacaaaaaattatttaatgtattatagattaatatataataaatatagaatattaaatagtaaatatttgatataaatatagatataaatatataaattataaaaacatatttacccataaattataaaaacgatAATAAGCAAGttgtatgtaattaattacttttgtgCCATTTCAGATTACTTTTCACTTGAAAACAATtcaaacttaaatatattaaaacatatatctACTGATAATAAAAGTTCAACAGTTTTAGCTTATTGTAAAGTAAgttatattttctgaaaattgtaaaatacgataaatattatttgatactattacatgtttattattttgtagatcTATCTTAATTTGAATTGTGACATGATTagcatagaaaaaaatttgattgcgcaaaacaacaaattttccaattttaaatttaatcaagaaaataacaagatattaaaaacttattttccaTATACTATTACAGATTTCTCggtaagttaaaaattattatctttataattaaaaaaaacaagaggaagaaataattaattaaatatatatgtcttAGAAAAAATTAGTGCACAGAACTAACTTGAGTGGATATACTGAAATCAATTTTGAAACCGATGCCAATGTAACTAGAATTGAGATCAATATTTTAGGAAATCTTACAcgtgcaattttaataatcccTACGAGAGAAAGTAAGTAAtgctttctatatttttaagtatataaaaagaatttgtttttctatttagaaaatatttctatcaaaattattttatacaaaaaagatttaatgatcatatttatatatttacatacgaTACAATTTAAACAACTCACAATTCAACacttaaaagtataaaatactaataaattcaatacaaataaGCAAACAATGTAGAAATCGATATAGAATGTCACGTTTAAGTAGAGTGCTAATGCAAAGACggattatttattctattttatcttttattatctctCTCAGCAAATCGATATGATATAATGTatgacataataaaaatgtaatacaaaatgtaGATTTTATCACATTCATAATGCTCTTATatacatttcttattattgaATGCATTCACTATCGTTGCACCCGGTTTCGTTTAACCTTTACATCAAGGGCAGTATCGACCGGGTAGTTGCTTCCTTTATATTCATTGCGTCGCACTAAATTATTACATCACACAAGAATTACAAGTTttagtacttttttaataatttataaaattttttaaatgtttatactgatatacactttatatgtaccttttatgtatttataatcaataagTAAATTTAGAACAATACCAAAGAATAGAATGTTTTATCGTTAAACTGCAATTCTTTTATTGTCAATAAACTTGcctatttgttttaaatcacTGAGATGCTTAAttcaagaataattttcaCTTTCAATACACACTTTAACAGACAGAATGAGACCAGGGCTAGTGATGTCATTGGCAAGTGCATACAGCACGAAAGGGATGGCTATCGGCGCGCGCAACTTTTTAGATAGATGGTGCGTAAAGCTAACGGGGGTGGAAAATTCAAAGTACAATTTCGACGTAATTGCTTACTACGGATCAAATGAGGAAGATAATatgaaagataatattatcaaCGTTAACTTCATGAATGGTAAGCAAAATTGCAAATTGCAGTGTTAATCACACGACGATTAATTACACgacaacatttattttatataaataaatgcatttgtaaaataaaaaattaaatttaaaatattacatttttgccCCTACATGTAGTAATGTCAATTCTTAACACATATGAATtactgtataaattttttacgaacGTTTAAAAGTATCGATACTGACTCATTCATTCTGAAGTTCTTGATATGAGATCATTAACTATTTTACATATCAAAGTCACATTTTGTCTAAACAATACAAAGTCCAAAATTAGGTCATAAGACGTCTTTAACCtgattttaaacttaatattgtctgtatcttttgttttataacCTATTAATCAAATCAACcgaaaaatcttaaataaaataataaaacaatttaaagatattactGAGCTGCATACTTTCTAACATACTttctataaatgtaaatataatagacTTCAACAAAACAGTTTCAACAAAAgtctgtaaaatttaattttatagaatatcaACTCTAAGAAAAGAGACgatatcattaaattattaataatgcaaaatcaaataatctaatctaagaattagaaaaaaagaaaataaatcaacccgagataaaaaatactctACATTGGTACAAACAGATCTAAA
Proteins encoded in this window:
- the LOC105838397 gene encoding uncharacterized protein LOC105838397 — encoded protein: MELCVLRLFVTCYLTCILSRNAIGESTLIKVFPSINNISQPELRISKIGNTRTEQLIKTETRPDGIILKNVDDDWYKLETSRESSENQSMKRRILNNLKEAKCSRYCIQQLGISKDFEEINLVPSFADQNGDDYFSLENNSNLNILKHISTDNKSSTVLAYCKIYLNLNCDMISIEKNLIAQNNKFSNFKFNQENNKILKTYFPYTITDFSKKLVHRTNLSGYTEINFETDANVTRIEINILGNLTRAILIIPTRENRMRPGLVMSLASAYSTKGMAIGARNFLDRWCVKLTGVENSKYNFDVIAYYGSNEEDNMKDNIINVNFMNGKQNCKLQC